A window of Stigmatella aurantiaca contains these coding sequences:
- a CDS encoding cytochrome c maturation protein CcmE, with amino-acid sequence MTPLVRNRLIAVAALLVAGAGLAFVAFGNIGENLVYYWSPSEMIGQGERAYGPTIRLGGVVKPGSIEWNEAHTTLQFRVASDHTPESQSVLVRSTEVPPQMFRAGIGVVVEGTYDASQVFTSNRLMVNHSNEYRPPKEGEEPRKWQETVEGATTASAATGAR; translated from the coding sequence ATGACCCCCCTTGTGCGTAACCGGCTCATCGCCGTGGCGGCGCTGCTCGTGGCAGGCGCTGGCCTTGCCTTCGTGGCCTTCGGCAACATCGGCGAGAACCTCGTCTATTACTGGAGCCCCTCGGAGATGATCGGCCAGGGCGAGCGCGCCTACGGCCCCACCATCCGCCTGGGCGGCGTGGTGAAGCCCGGCAGCATCGAGTGGAACGAGGCGCACACCACGCTCCAGTTCCGCGTGGCGAGCGACCACACGCCTGAGTCCCAGAGCGTGCTGGTGCGCTCCACCGAGGTGCCGCCGCAGATGTTCCGCGCGGGCATCGGCGTGGTGGTGGAGGGCACGTATGACGCCTCGCAGGTGTTCACCTCCAACCGGCTAATGGTGAACCACTCCAACGAGTACCGTCCGCCCAAGGAGGGGGAAGAGCCCCGCAAGTGGCAGGAGACGGTCGAGGGCGCCACCACCGCGTCGGCGGCCACGGGGGCGCGGTGA
- the ccsA gene encoding cytochrome c biogenesis protein CcsA, with amino-acid sequence MGKFFRIALPPIALGLLIWGHYVGLAVAPPDREMGDVQRIMYAHVPAVWIAMVALTLNFLCSVTYLFKPSWKTDALAEASAEVGLLFGAVGVLLGAIWGRPTWGVYWTWDPRLTTAAILLVAYMGYLALRRFVEDAEKRAVWSAVVGIIAAVDLPIIWFSVKWWRSLHQVQSTPRTVDPAMIFPLRISAFAFLAFMIVFIIYRYRIAMHERQAEVALPDALPTDDPASRRSAGVA; translated from the coding sequence ATGGGGAAGTTCTTCCGAATCGCACTGCCGCCCATCGCCCTGGGCCTGCTCATCTGGGGCCACTACGTCGGCCTGGCCGTGGCGCCGCCCGACCGGGAGATGGGGGACGTGCAGCGCATCATGTACGCGCACGTGCCCGCGGTGTGGATCGCCATGGTGGCGCTGACGCTCAACTTCCTCTGCTCGGTGACATACCTGTTCAAGCCGAGCTGGAAGACGGACGCGCTGGCGGAGGCCTCCGCGGAGGTGGGGCTCTTGTTCGGCGCGGTGGGCGTGCTCCTGGGCGCCATCTGGGGCCGGCCCACCTGGGGCGTGTACTGGACGTGGGACCCGCGGCTGACGACAGCGGCCATCCTGCTGGTAGCCTACATGGGCTACCTGGCGCTGCGCCGCTTCGTGGAGGACGCGGAGAAGCGCGCGGTGTGGAGCGCCGTGGTGGGCATCATCGCCGCGGTGGACCTGCCCATCATCTGGTTCTCGGTGAAGTGGTGGAGAAGCCTGCACCAGGTGCAGTCGACCCCCCGCACGGTGGACCCGGCCATGATCTTCCCGCTGCGCATCAGCGCCTTCGCGTTCCTGGCCTTCATGATCGTCTTCATCATCTACCGCTACCGCATCGCGATGCACGAGCGGCAGGCCGAGGTGGCGCTGCCGGACGCACTGCCCACGGATGACCCGGCCTCGCGCCGCTCGGCGGGGGTGGCGTGA